One window of Marinobacterium aestuarii genomic DNA carries:
- a CDS encoding SDR family NAD(P)-dependent oxidoreductase — MTTGKLDGRVAIITGSGGGLGAECARVLSSHGAHIAVVDINGEAAQQVAESIEAQGGQAMGLCTDVSSEESVEAMVAAVVERFGRIDILHNNAAVLDVGQRQSDRDICNLDMAAWDRAIAVNLRGAVLCCKYSIPVMLKQGKGSVIFATSGLGVQGDLSLTGYATSKAALIMLPRLVAAQYGKQGIRANAVQIGLAPAENAHESMPAQLLDILRDNHMTPELGTPRDIANVVAFLASDDASFVTGSTLVADGGFSSHTPSLVAMREFFEQSGRGGM, encoded by the coding sequence ATGACAACAGGAAAACTGGATGGCCGCGTTGCCATCATTACGGGTTCCGGCGGCGGTCTGGGCGCAGAGTGCGCCCGCGTGCTGTCGTCCCATGGCGCCCATATTGCAGTCGTCGATATTAATGGCGAGGCGGCGCAGCAGGTCGCCGAGTCGATTGAGGCGCAGGGTGGCCAGGCAATGGGCCTGTGCACCGACGTGTCCTCCGAAGAGTCGGTCGAGGCCATGGTGGCGGCGGTGGTTGAGCGTTTCGGCCGCATCGACATCCTGCACAACAATGCGGCAGTGCTGGATGTAGGCCAACGTCAGAGCGACCGGGATATCTGCAACCTGGACATGGCCGCCTGGGATCGGGCGATTGCCGTGAACCTGCGTGGGGCCGTGTTGTGCTGCAAATACAGTATTCCCGTCATGCTCAAGCAGGGTAAAGGTTCGGTGATCTTCGCGACCTCAGGACTGGGTGTGCAGGGCGATCTTTCCCTGACCGGCTATGCCACCTCTAAGGCGGCGTTGATCATGTTGCCGCGGCTGGTCGCCGCGCAGTACGGCAAGCAGGGCATCCGTGCCAATGCCGTGCAGATTGGCCTGGCGCCAGCCGAGAACGCCCATGAGTCCATGCCCGCGCAATTGCTGGATATCCTGCGCGACAACCACATGACTCCTGAACTCGGGACGCCCCGGGATATTGCCAATGTAGTGGCTTTCCTCGCATCGGATGACGCGTCCTTCGTTACCGGGTCCACCCTGGTGGCCGACGGTGGCTTTAGCAGTCACACCCCCTCGTTGGTCGCGATGC
- a CDS encoding enoyl-CoA hydratase/isomerase family protein, producing MSADISQQFPRVINETVRIERDAAVGWIVLTRPGQINAINDQIRQGVPEALALLDKDSQVRVIVIRGEGERGFCAGADIKEQRGDEPPLQVRQRMQRARWIESLDQVAKPIIAAIHGYCMGGGLELALACDIRFASPNAIFALPETGLGLIPGGGGTQRLARVVAPGRAVDMLLSGDRMGAEEARQIGLISRLAADAASFLNEVSEFAQRIASKPPMASLYVKRAARASLELDLKSGLDLELDLFALLTTTLDAKEAARAFSEKRAPRFTGE from the coding sequence ATGAGTGCCGATATCAGCCAACAGTTTCCCCGGGTGATTAACGAGACGGTACGCATTGAGCGCGATGCGGCCGTTGGCTGGATTGTGCTGACTCGGCCTGGGCAGATTAACGCCATCAACGACCAGATTCGCCAGGGCGTGCCAGAGGCCCTGGCGCTGCTGGACAAGGATTCGCAGGTTCGAGTCATCGTCATCCGTGGCGAAGGTGAACGTGGCTTCTGTGCTGGTGCAGATATCAAGGAGCAGCGTGGTGATGAGCCCCCCCTGCAGGTGCGCCAGCGTATGCAGCGGGCGCGCTGGATTGAGTCGCTGGATCAGGTCGCCAAGCCAATCATTGCCGCGATCCATGGCTACTGCATGGGCGGTGGGCTTGAACTCGCGCTGGCCTGTGATATTCGCTTTGCGTCGCCGAACGCCATTTTTGCCCTGCCTGAAACCGGCCTGGGTCTGATACCGGGTGGTGGTGGTACCCAGCGTCTCGCGCGGGTTGTAGCCCCTGGACGCGCTGTGGATATGTTGCTTTCCGGTGACCGGATGGGGGCAGAAGAGGCGCGGCAGATCGGTTTGATCAGTCGCTTGGCCGCCGATGCTGCAAGCTTCCTGAACGAGGTGAGCGAGTTCGCCCAACGCATTGCCAGCAAGCCGCCGATGGCCTCGTTGTATGTCAAGCGGGCCGCCCGCGCATCGCTGGAATTGGACCTCAAGAGTGGTCTGGACCTCGAGCTTGATCTGTTCGCCTTGCTGACGACCACCCTGGATGCGAAAGAGGCGGCTAGAGCCTTCAGTGAGAAACGTGCGCCGCGCTTCACCGGTGAATGA
- a CDS encoding lactoylglutathione lyase encodes MFELLMSADMMVPDPDGMTEKLVDKLGIYKHERWRQAFDNHPYIAHFLRVHKSLAVAPTRVEPQWHLDRPNPGDPLFHDFLESLKDFQGHHRPMITHSIVLALHGDKFDALVDKLMRRRLPFRMAQRTPEMPFDRLWLGATPEQPYYQPSVDGGLCIEIMPTEPLQMPAETYALPPAQPRDSKPGDMVRVTARGYLVRDLDETLRKVSTNLDWEPSGAVENIGSEGYRRARMGFTVANSATLDIIEATTWNTDAGHYLNNWGPGPYYIRIGVNDLAAKAEDLRARGTAFQWIESSEAVGGKSLIKIDPKELDGQVFEFEECPV; translated from the coding sequence ATGTTCGAACTATTGATGAGTGCTGACATGATGGTTCCGGATCCCGATGGGATGACGGAAAAGCTGGTGGATAAACTCGGCATCTACAAGCATGAGCGCTGGCGCCAGGCGTTTGATAACCATCCGTACATTGCGCATTTCCTGCGTGTGCACAAGTCGTTGGCAGTAGCTCCCACGCGGGTTGAACCGCAGTGGCATCTTGACAGGCCAAACCCCGGCGATCCGCTGTTCCATGATTTTCTCGAAAGCCTGAAGGATTTCCAGGGCCATCATCGGCCAATGATCACCCATTCGATTGTCCTGGCCCTGCATGGCGACAAGTTCGACGCCCTGGTAGACAAGCTGATGCGTCGCCGCTTGCCGTTTCGCATGGCTCAGCGTACGCCGGAAATGCCGTTTGATCGTCTTTGGCTTGGCGCCACCCCGGAACAACCTTACTACCAGCCCTCTGTAGACGGCGGTTTGTGCATCGAGATCATGCCGACCGAACCGCTGCAGATGCCGGCGGAAACCTATGCCCTGCCACCGGCCCAGCCGCGCGATTCTAAACCGGGCGATATGGTAAGGGTGACGGCACGCGGCTATCTGGTACGTGACCTGGATGAAACCCTGCGCAAGGTGTCGACCAACCTCGATTGGGAGCCCAGCGGTGCCGTGGAAAACATCGGCAGCGAGGGGTATCGCCGCGCGCGTATGGGGTTCACCGTCGCCAACAGCGCGACCCTGGACATCATCGAAGCAACCACCTGGAACACCGATGCCGGTCATTACCTGAACAACTGGGGGCCGGGTCCTTACTACATCCGCATCGGCGTCAACGATCTGGCCGCCAAGGCGGAAGACCTGCGCGCCCGTGGCACGGCCTTCCAGTGGATCGAGTCGTCCGAGGCGGTCGGTGGCAAGTCTCTGATCAAGATTGATCCCAAAGAGCTGGACGGCCAAGTCTTCGAGTTCGAGGAGTGTCCTGTATGA
- a CDS encoding efflux RND transporter permease subunit, translating into MVEQKYNSGMPVIQDLADFDKSSGGLLERIIFSNRMLVVMSCLLATLVLGFFATKLEVNASFERMIPSASPYIKNYLAYKDQLPGLGNSIRVVVESKQGDIYDPEYLQALQEVNDTLYLIPGIDRSWMKSLWMPIVRWKEVTEQGIDGGAVMPADYDGSEASISALRRNIGRAGIVGSMVANDATSSMIVAPLLDIHPETGQALNYGEFSTLLEEQIRSLQSDKINIRIVGFSKLVGDLIDGLYAVMLFFGISVVIAALFVYFYTRCLRSTLLLVGIAVAGVVWLLGLMQLLGYELDPYSILVPFLIFAIGLSHGTQKMNGILQDIGRGTHKYVAARYTFRRLFLTGLTALLTNIVGFAVLVIIDIPVIRDLALTTSIGVAVLIFTKLLLIPVALSYIGVSKKAALFAIEKDRAGEQNRSALGHVWHGLDRLTERPWATGVIAVSVVVTAVCSLVMLDLKVGDLDPGAPELRADSRYNRDVAYITEHYGLSSDQFAVIVKTNQDSCRLYQTLQSMDRLAWQLQQTEGVQTTSSLAETVRFVTSGMAEGSPKWLTISRDQAITNSSVDAAMISSPGITNQQCSVTPLIAYLTDHKADTLNRVLQVAETFADKNNTAADAEQPVQFLLAAGNAGIEAATNIEVEKGIFTMYLAVYGATALLCMLTFRSWRATVVALIPLIMTTIICKALMVWLGIGLKVATLPVIAVGVGVGVDYALYLLSVQLAVQERGGSLAVAYRRSLDFTGRVVALIGLTMAAGVITWAWSPIKFQADMGILLTFMFLWNMLGALVLIPALSHFLLNPDRNVAPPEFASRDQVAPALAQRAKAEV; encoded by the coding sequence ATGGTAGAGCAAAAATACAACAGCGGAATGCCGGTGATTCAGGACCTTGCGGACTTTGACAAGTCGTCAGGTGGGCTCCTGGAGCGAATTATTTTCAGCAACCGCATGCTGGTGGTGATGAGCTGCCTGCTCGCTACGCTTGTGCTCGGCTTTTTTGCTACCAAACTTGAGGTCAACGCCAGTTTCGAGCGGATGATTCCCAGCGCCAGTCCTTACATCAAAAACTATCTGGCCTATAAAGATCAGCTGCCGGGATTGGGCAACAGTATTCGGGTAGTGGTGGAGAGCAAGCAGGGTGATATTTATGATCCTGAATACTTGCAGGCGCTGCAGGAGGTCAATGACACTCTCTATCTGATTCCCGGTATCGATCGCTCCTGGATGAAATCATTGTGGATGCCGATTGTACGCTGGAAGGAAGTCACAGAGCAGGGTATCGATGGCGGCGCGGTGATGCCGGCCGACTACGATGGCAGCGAGGCCTCGATCAGTGCCCTGCGCCGCAACATCGGTCGTGCGGGTATCGTCGGCAGTATGGTAGCCAACGACGCTACGTCGAGCATGATAGTGGCACCCTTGCTCGACATCCATCCTGAGACCGGTCAGGCGCTTAACTACGGAGAGTTTTCTACGCTTCTGGAAGAGCAGATCCGCTCACTGCAGAGCGACAAGATCAATATTCGCATCGTCGGCTTCAGCAAGCTGGTGGGCGACCTGATCGACGGGCTCTATGCGGTGATGCTGTTCTTCGGCATCTCTGTGGTGATTGCCGCGCTCTTTGTCTATTTCTATACCCGTTGCCTGCGTAGCACCCTTTTATTGGTCGGTATTGCGGTTGCGGGGGTGGTCTGGTTGTTGGGGCTGATGCAGTTGCTCGGCTACGAACTAGATCCGTACTCGATTTTGGTGCCGTTCCTGATCTTCGCCATCGGTCTGTCCCACGGCACGCAGAAGATGAACGGCATCCTGCAGGACATCGGTCGCGGGACGCACAAGTATGTGGCGGCCCGCTATACCTTCCGTCGCTTGTTCCTCACGGGGCTGACGGCGTTGCTGACCAATATTGTCGGCTTCGCAGTCCTGGTGATCATTGATATCCCGGTGATTCGTGACCTGGCCCTGACGACCAGCATCGGCGTTGCTGTGCTGATCTTTACCAAGTTGTTGCTGATCCCGGTGGCACTCTCGTACATCGGCGTGAGTAAAAAGGCTGCGCTCTTTGCGATCGAAAAGGATCGTGCCGGCGAACAGAACCGCAGTGCGCTGGGACATGTCTGGCACGGGCTCGATCGACTCACCGAGCGGCCCTGGGCCACTGGGGTGATTGCTGTCTCTGTGGTTGTGACTGCGGTCTGTAGCCTGGTGATGCTGGATCTCAAGGTCGGCGATCTTGATCCCGGTGCACCTGAGCTGCGCGCCGATTCACGCTACAACCGCGACGTTGCTTACATCACTGAACATTACGGTCTGTCCAGTGATCAGTTTGCGGTTATCGTTAAAACCAATCAGGACAGCTGCCGGCTCTATCAGACGCTCCAGTCCATGGATCGCCTCGCCTGGCAGCTGCAGCAGACCGAGGGGGTGCAGACGACCAGTTCGCTGGCCGAAACCGTGCGCTTCGTCACCTCGGGCATGGCCGAGGGCAGTCCGAAGTGGCTGACCATCAGTCGCGACCAGGCGATCACCAATTCGTCGGTGGATGCGGCAATGATTTCTTCGCCCGGCATCACCAACCAGCAATGTTCGGTCACACCGCTGATTGCCTATCTGACGGACCATAAGGCAGATACCCTGAATCGCGTACTTCAGGTCGCCGAGACCTTTGCTGACAAGAACAACACCGCGGCTGACGCCGAGCAGCCAGTCCAGTTTCTCCTCGCCGCAGGCAATGCCGGAATCGAAGCGGCTACCAACATCGAGGTGGAGAAGGGCATCTTTACCATGTATCTGGCGGTCTATGGCGCCACGGCACTGCTGTGCATGCTGACCTTTCGTAGCTGGCGAGCCACCGTGGTGGCGCTTATTCCGCTGATCATGACCACCATCATCTGCAAGGCGCTGATGGTCTGGCTGGGGATAGGTCTCAAGGTCGCCACCTTGCCGGTAATCGCAGTGGGTGTCGGAGTCGGTGTGGACTACGCGCTCTATCTGCTCAGTGTGCAGCTTGCGGTGCAGGAGCGTGGTGGTTCGCTGGCGGTGGCCTATCGCCGATCGCTCGATTTCACTGGACGGGTCGTCGCCCTGATTGGTCTGACCATGGCCGCCGGCGTTATTACCTGGGCCTGGTCGCCAATCAAGTTCCAGGCCGACATGGGCATTCTGCTGACCTTCATGTTTCTGTGGAACATGCTCGGTGCCCTGGTACTTATCCCGGCCCTGTCGCACTTTCTGCTTAATCCTGACAGGAATGTGGCACCGCCCGAATTCGCAAGCCGTGATCAGGTTGCCCCCGCTTTGGCGCAGAGGGCCAAAGCAGAAGTTTAG